In Delphinus delphis chromosome X, mDelDel1.2, whole genome shotgun sequence, the DNA window tgctccgtggcatgtgggatcttcctggaccagggctcaaacccatgtcccctgcattggcaggtggatttctgaaccactgcgccaccagggaagtcccatgtcaaAAGATTAATTAGGCTTTCTAATCAATTGGATTTtattatgaaacaaaaatgatgaacgctgcatttataaaaattaaccttTTGCTTATGGATCTAACAACCTTTGCAGTACTGTTCCTTTGGTCATATGGTACACACGCTTAGCCCTGGCCCACATCATCATTTTTTCACGTTGGAATAAAATAGTTTGCCAAGACTTCTAAGTGTCATAGGTCACATAGCTTGTGACAGGATTTAAAGCAGCAAGACCACAGAAATCAGATCTATCATTATTTATGTAGAGAAAGTTCCACCAGCTGATTTGAGAAAAGCAGGAGTTTAACACCCCTCCCACGCTTCCCCTTCACCTCatttaccttaaaaaacaaaagtcctaACAAGTAAACTATAATTGCCCAAAACAAAACTAGCAAAGCACAGAGTGTGGAAACGATTATTAGGAGGTAAAAGGCAAACGTCACCAGTCTGTGCCATTACCTGAGCATCCTATGTTGAGTAAACTTTTTGGGGAAGGGGTATTGCTAACTTTATCAACAGGATTTCGATAAAAAGATAATCACCAAGTTaccatatatattaaaaatactttgtttcattttggagcTGGTTGAACTTCAGTGCTGGATagagcttgtttttattttatgtatgtttttgtagtccaatttaaaaatcttactcTTTTTAATCTAGGAGCTGTCTCGTCTTATGCATTGGAACTTAATTTGAGAGATTCAGAAAACGCCACTTGCCTTTATGCAAAATGGCAGATGAATTTCACAATACGCTATGAGACCACAGACAAACATAAtgtaagtatttttatttgtctttgagtTTTATAGTAGGAATTTACTTCTACTCTTTTTTTAGCCTTTGTATTCATTTATACAAATAAGATTTCATATGTTAACTGACTTAACGTGTAAATTCTGTGGAGCTATTTTAGCATGTACACTTGAAGGTATTCTATTTAGTGTtggaatgaatattttttattttatttatttatttaggaatgaatattttaattcatcAGTTCTTCAGAGGTTTTTTGGAGTTGGTTAAGGGCAAATAATCTGAAGACTGTATGGTGTTTCTGTATGGTCTAACTACTTCTATCGTGTTTGTAACATGTACTAACATCAAAGCTTGTCCTTTTTTTAATAGCTTGCTATTAAAGTCTcctttgggggggtggggtatCCTCTCAATCCTTTTTGCCTTCTTATTTCTTTTGGTTAAGGTCCTGCCTGCTtacaatctgattttttaaaaaaaatcaacttaataACAGAGGTTCAGGTcggttttccttttccttttagacTTGCATGGATTTGTCCAGAGGGACTGGTGTGTAGCTGAATGAGACTGGTCAGCACAGACGGGCCAGGCTGGCCACAGGGGGTGTGAAGTCAACTGCAGTGGCAACCCACTTGGAAATGCTTGTGCTCATTGCTGCCTGTTTGGGCCTAactcccagatttttttttcttttagaaaactgTAACCATTTCAGACCTTGGTCCTGCAACGTACAGTGGAAGCTCTTGTGGGGATGACCAGAATGGTCCCAAAATCGCAGTGCAGTTTGGATCTGGTTTTTCCTGGATTGTgaattttacagaggagaagtcTTTTTATTCAATCGACAGTATCTCATTTTCCTACAACATGAATGATAACACAACATTTCCTGATGCGAAAGAAAAAGGTAACCTTAAGAATTGGATTGTGTTGTGTTCTCTTGCTCttgattaataataaaaagaaatgtaaataatttaaaagccaTCCTTATGCAAGTCTGTCCTCCTGTTTGTAATGGAAACATCATGTCTTTGTATTCCCTTGCATGGCATAGTGTTGGACACAGTAAGGATATTTGCTGTCATTGCTTGGTGCTTTACTATGTACCATGTATCAATAGTATCCTAAGTGTGTTGCCAGCAGCATCTCACTTAATCTTTAACAGCAACCCTGGGAAGTAGATGTTATCTCAATTTTACAGGTAAAGGGAATGAGGCTTGATGAGATTAGATGTCTTTCCCAAAGGTCACACAAGCTAGTAAGTGCATGAGCTGGTGTTTGAACCAAAGTGTGTTGAGCTTACAGAGTCCATGCACTTAActactattatttatttcattcaatagtgggcattcaacaaatgttgaatgaatgagaaaatccTTTactaataactattttattttattttattttttatttttttctttttaacatctttattggggtataattgctttacaatggtgtgttagtttctgctttataacaaagtgaatcggttatacatgtacatatgttcccatatctcttccctctggcgtctccctccctcccaccctccctatcccacccctctaggtggtcacaaagcaccgagctgatcttcctgtgctatgcggctgcttcccactagctatctaccttacgtttggtagtgtatatatgtctatgcctctctctcgctttgtcacagctcacccttccccctccccatatcctcaagtccgttctccagtaggtctgtgtctttattcctgtcttacgcctaggttcttcatgacatttttttcttaaattccatatatatgtgttagcatacggtatttgtctttctctttctgacttacttcactctgtttgacagactctaggtctatccacctcattaaaaatagctcaatttcgtttctttttatggctgagtaatattccattgtatatatgtgccacatcttctttatccattcatctgatgatgggcacttaggttgtttccatctctgggctattgtaaatagagctgcaactaTTTTAAATGTGTACAAGTTTAGTAACCTGAGACCAGCAGAAATAGTTCATCTTCAAATCTTTTTTACCATTTAGGTAGGATTTTGGCTGAAAAGTAAAAAAGGTaagggaaaaaagtttttaaaaaatgtaagatgACTGAAATCAACATTTGCTGCTATTTTGAGAGAATTTTAGGTCAAAATGAACTTGGGAAGGCATTGGGAATTAGGCCGTTGTTGTGACTACTAGAACTGAAAtgtgtgttaaaatattttgaaggcaTGGATAATGGAgatttcagtctttcttttttttttttttttttttgcattacgcaggcctctcactgttgtggcctctcccgttgcggacgcacaggctcagcggccatggctcatgggcccagccgctccgcagcatgtgggatcttcccggaccagggcacgaacccgtgtcccctgcatcggcaggcggactctcaaccactgtgccaccagggaagcccccagagattTCAGTCTTGTTAGGGATAtaattctctcctttctcccccctCCACTGAGATTGGGATATTAACACGGTGTTTGTAGTAGCTTAGCATTTCTCACAGATAGTATTTCATCCTGACCCCAGAAGCACAGGTAGATGGGCTTtagtttcctggacttggggatGAGTGATTCATTTGGGTTTATGGGATATCAAAAGATCATACTTTAAAGATCCAGAAGTGAATGAGCTCGTGTAAAACTTGGGAGGTATCACTAACTGAGACTTGGAAATTAAATCctagttttctttttactgataTCTTCGCTTGAGAGGATAACTAAGGAAAGTTTATTATTGGGTATCTTGGTATTTAGCTTTCTGCCATATATTGTCTTTCAGAACTAGTATTAGGATTTGCCCCTGACTTTCACCGAGCTTAAAAACTAGTTGGAGAGACAAAGTGAAGTTGTTTACCCAAGTTACATGGATAAATTGGAAAGCATTGAGATCCTTGTGaatttgttattgtttgtgtttTGGGCATGGAGGGTTCATAAATCTTTCTGACAATGTGAGGAAAGCTCTAGACCCTCTCAGAGTACAGAGTAAACTGCATATGGTACACAGTCCCTGAGCCCATCAGTGGATGCCTGTGGACAAGAGGTCCTGATGAGGAGCAGAGGTCAGCGTGCATTGAAGGAGTGAGAAAGCTTGGTGTAGAGAAGGAGGGCCTGAGCTGAAACTCGGCCTAATGGTAGATTTTGAATAAGTGGAGAATTTTGAGCAGAATATTTCCAGCAGGGGGAAGCATAGTCTGCACAGCAGTAATTGGAGAGCTGCCTGATTAAAGTAGAGGCTGTGTGTGTAGTAGAAGGAAAATCAAGTTGGCTAGGTGCAGTGAGTCTAAATTATAGGGGGCCTTGGAAGCCAAGGAAAGGCATTTATAGCTTGATGGGGTAGGCACTGGGGAACCATTTTAGGTTTTTAAGCAGGAGAATGATGTAACAAAAGCAGAGACAGTAGTTTATAAAGAATGTTCTGCAGGATTAATTGGAAGTGAGGAGACTACAGGCAGAGATTCCAGTTTAAGAGGCTGTTATAGGAATCAAGTGATGATGTAATGAGTAGCCAGACCAAGGGGGGTGGCAGTAAAAGCAGATGGGGTTTAATTTgacagatttgatggaaaaactGTGGACTCTGAAAGGTTAATGCCAGTCTCtcccccctttatttatttatttattttaattttattttttttggccacgctgtgcagcttgtgggatcttagttccctgaccagggattgaacctgtgccctcagcagtgaaagcatggagtcgtaaccactagaccatcagggaattccctcatcccttttattttaaacaggGAAAGATGCAATTTTTATTGCTAGCTTCTGTGTAATATTTGCgactatttgagatttttaaatggtttccTTAAATAGACTGTTgatgatgtttttttctttttttaaataaatttatttattatttatttttgggtgcattgggtctttgttgctgcgtgcagctttctctagttgtggtgagcgggggctactcttcattgcagtgcacaggcttctcattgcggtggtggagctcgggctctaggcgtgcgggcttcagtagttgtggctcgcaggctcaagagcgcaggctcagtagttgtggcgcacgggcctagttgccctgcggcatgtgggatcctcccggaccagggatcgaacccatgtcccctgcattggcaggcagtttctcaactgctgcgccaccaaggaagccctaaaatgACATAGATTTATAGTGTAACTCCAGTATGTCTACAGCTTGTTTTTGCACTCGTTTTGTTTTTGAGGCCTATCTACATACAGCTAGTTCATACATCTATTCACTGATGTTAACAGTGGGAAACAGTTTTGGAGAAAAATGTTCTGGTTcattggtttaaaattttttttcctttggccgtTAGGGGGTGCCAAGGCGCATAAGTCCTGCCTTGCTATGTGACGGAGAGGCACAGAAGGCAGCCTATATTAAGGGCCTTGAAtaccttccttccttgcttctccaAAAGAAGCTAAGCCATTTGGGTGGATAAGTGTGATCATAGTCTTTTGAAGTTTCACCATATAGGCATTATAATAACTCTGCACAGAAAGGTGGTAACTTATTGCTTTCATATTCTGAAATTTTCCTGAAATGGAATAGTCTTTAAATCCTATCCAGGAAAAGGTTTCGAAAACTCATTTTAGTTACTATAACTTACTTTGGGATAGTAGCACAAAAATAATCGTTGATTATTCcatctctcttctttgttttatcACTAAGTCCTGTTGATTCTACCTTAGCTCTGTGTCTTCAATTTGGCCTCTTTACTCTCTTCTTACTGCCCCTCACTATCTTGGTTTAGGCAACTCCTCCTCGCCTTTCCCCTTAACCAGCTCATTGGCCTTCTAACTAGTTTCCCTCTTAAATGACTTTCCTTAAAAGTTTTCTGCTCTGCCTAACCTCTGCAGTTTTGCtatgttccttaaaataaatgatacatttgTTATTCCCAGCTTTAAAAACTGAAGCTGACCTGCTATTGCTAACAAAATAAAGCCCAACCTGTCCTTAGATCATAGAAGATGCTTCAAAGTGTGACCACCTGCAACTTACCTTTCCTTCCTAATCCCCATCACGTCTTTCCTCTTACTCCTTGTGTTTCAGCCACAGTGAATTTGTCAGTTCCTGAACAGGCCTTGTCTTTTGTCACTTCAGGAatggggtggggcaggcagaCAGAAGAGATGAAATtctaatgtatatttatatgatcACTTTCCTCCTACCTTCTTGGAAATAGCTACTGTTAATCTTCTTTTACAGGAGTTTTTACTGTTTCTGACCATGTGGCATTCAGAGTTCCATTGAATGACATCTTTAGATGCAATAGTTTATTAACCTTAGGAAAGAATGATGTTGTCCAGCACTATTGGGATGTTCATGTACAAGCTTTTGTCCAAAATGGCACAGTGAGCACAAAAGGTgagcacttaaaatatatatatttctatacttGGGTCCTAACTTAAGATTAGAGTATACCAGGTAGCTTTAGTTGAAGTCGTTATCTTAAAGTATTTATATGTTAAGACTTACACCTTACTCTGCACTGTAAAGTTTTTATAAATAACAGCAATTCTTATTCTTGTGGAACTTGCACTTTTAAGTTTCTGATGTACATGTTGTGGAATGGTCTTTTAAAATGTGCTACCTGCAGTGTTTTCACTGGATAAAACCTAATCTTTGTTTGAACAAATCCTCAGATAGCATTTGATCCTCAGCTCTTCAGCTTTTGAAGATCCAAGACGAAGGCTGAGAAATGGGATTTCTGTGTTCTAATCTTGACTTTTATAAATTGATTTTGTAACTTTTATGTGACTTTATTGGCAATACAATAATTTCTCGTGCACCAGTTCTGGAAAACTACCAACACTTCCTAAGAAGAGGTTGAAATAAAAGGTTCATTTGTATTTAAATTcttcaatgatttttaaacttttttcagttaaaaacagTATCTTTCCTTATACTGGTTATATGTGGAAAAGAAGAGGGCAGGCCTAGGTAGAGGCAAACTGTTTTCAAACTTAAACCTCTGATTTTCACCTCAGAGGCAGATGAAGTTTTGGGGGAACAAAGGGACTTAAGGGTATGAAAAGATGAGTGTGTGGCCACGCATGAGTAGATAATGCATTTGTATGTGTCTGGAGCCTGTCTGCCATGTCATAACTCTTAAGACTGTCTGCATATGAAGCAGCAGTTTGAGGACCTCTGCctcatttagtttaaaataatacTATTAAGATATTCTCTACGCTAAATATAACCCTTTTGGACTTTTATTGTGAGAAATATTTTGCTCTTCCCTGGccttatgaattaaaaaatttattttgtcctTTGTTTCAGAGTTTTTGTGTGATAAAGATAAAACTTTAACCACAGTGCTGCCCATCGTTCCCACCACTGTGCCATCTCCTACTACAACACCCTCTCCAAAGGAAAAGCCAGAGGTTGGATCCTATTCAGTTGTAAATAGCAATGGGACATGTCTTCTGGCTACCATGGGGCTGCAGCTGAACATTACTCATGATAAGGTATAGTTGCCTGTTTTTATTGATACATTCTTTCTGTATCTCCTTTCAAATGTAGTCGGTCCAGACTTCACCCCAAGAGTAGTGTTATTAGAATGATGCAGTTTTAAATAGAGATTTGTGTTGACTTGTAGAGTTTTGATTAATTTGAGTTATTATAACCGTGAAGAGTTAATGTCACTGTCAAGGTGTTGTATTGGCCAGCAGGAAACCTAGTAGTTTAAAGGACTCTTCggagtgtagattttttttgccATCAGTAGATCAGAATACGAGCAGTTGATCTTTATTTCAGTTAGTTTAAAATATAACTCCTTCACACTTTTACCTGAACCACACTAGGTGTGGAACAGTGCAGCTGTTTCTCCAGCTATTTGGTGACTTGAATGGTATAGGTAGATAGGCAGATAGAGGTAGGGGTGTACGATGGCACTTCTGGTTGCAGTGCTCTACTGGGGCTACAGAGGGCGTGCCAGCAAACCAATCCCATTTTCAGAGTCCTGGGATTTTAAACAAGCTAGACAGATGGCTCTTGTGCtccattaaaaaatgtgttttcatttggCTCATTATTTGAGGAAGCTTTCCtgttgtcttcctttttttttttttaagtcttctgaGTCATAGCTTGAGGACCTGGGCCAGCTTTGAAAGTAAGGTATCAAACACTTAAGTATCCATATCTAGGAGACaaaaggatttttttgttctcCACGAACTTGGTCTTATTAGAGTATAAGGTTTTGCTGTAGATTTTTATGGTTCATCTgtacctctctccctcttcttcccctGAAGGTTGCTTCGGTTATTAACATCAATCCCAACACAACCAACTTCACTGGCAGCTGCCATCCTCAAACTGCTCTACTTAGGctgagcagcagcagcatcaagtATCTGGACTTTGTCTTTGCTGTGGTGAGTAACAGGTTTATCAAAACTTAGGGGAGCACATCTGAAAGTCtaaaaagggtgtgtgtgtgtgtgtgtgtgtgtgtgtgtgtgtgtgtgtgtgtgtgtgtgtgtatttgttgaGAGGGATAATTACCTCTATTTTCCATTTCAACACTACTCAATTATAAAGTGCATACAGTCCATTGATCCCTGTTAATCCCTCAGGGTCACTTCGATGTTCTGTGGGCTGGACTCGAATTCTGCTATTCTGTTTTTATGTAGACCTTAGGGTAGGAGTAAGAATTaacccatattaaaaaaaaaagtctaatctATCCATATAGATATATGTtacaataaagtttatttataaaagaCAAAGTAAGTTCCATAATATTTTCTCTACTATTGGTTAGAAAATTCTCATGTTTGTCTGTtataatattttaggctttttcaaggctatatatttataatagtatcagtaataatgatagctaacacttattgagTACTCAACTATGTACAAGGCTCTGTGCAAGTACTTTACGTGCATTACGTCAGGATAGTTTATAATGGCAGCATTCAGGTTTTTGTTGTTCATGATCGCATCAAGGGCTGAACCCTAAGCAGAAGTTTCCATGCATGTTCTGCTTCTAGGTAGCGTAAATTGATCATTGGGGACCTTTATTTCCACCTTCTCAGAAGCAGTTGTTACCCCATAATTtttcaaagtgtgtgtgtgtgtgtgtgtatgtgtatgtacacatgtTACAGCAGATTGGAATGGGGAAGAGAGGCTATCAATGAGGGAAAATGTTGGACCACCAAAGTTATTGTATAAGGGCCTAAAAAACAGTTCTGCTTTCAAATCGGATTACTCTTATCTAGGGATGGGGAAATAGTCTCAACGTCTGATATATGAAAAGTTAGGCATGTCTTTGTTTTGTGTCTGAACTTGGTATTTTGAGTCTAAAGCCTCTTTTCTCTATGGAATACATGCTGAGTAATTGAggattatattttagaaaggttTATAAAAACCTTCTCCTTTCCAGCATTCAAATAATTACTCCGTTGTAGTACATATATGACCAGTGAATTACTATTAAGAATGTCTAGTTAAGCTTGTCATCTTCAGTGTGATAAGAGCAGGCTTCCCAAGTTACCTCACAGAGATTATATTATAGTCAATAAGAATGAAGAAAGTAATATTTTAGATTCACCCCCTTTTGAGTGATTGAGCTTGATCTTTCTAGCTGAGGTAAGATCCTAACAGGAACATGGTTTCTTCTGACTCTCATGGGGAAACATGTAATATTTAATGATTACAATATTTAATTGCCCAGCAGACTATTCTAAAATGTAATTCAAAATAGTGACATTTTAACCATGATATAGGTACTTTGAAAAATCAAGAAACGTCTGCAGTGTCACCAGAGTTCAGTGGGGCCCATCTCACCTTCAATCCTATCATGACACTTACTTCTAAGGATAATTTATTGAATTTGGTGTATATGCAGGATGTTATGGTGGGATACAAAGAGGAAGGCCTGTATTCTTCAGATGCCCATGGATTAGTGGTAAAGATAGCAATGTACtaataattaccatttttatGGAAGGCCTTGAATGTCATGCTGGCTTTTGGAATTGATTCTTTGGGCAAGTAGAGTGCTGTGGGATGAGTGCTAGACCAGAGGAAGATACAAAGTGCTATAAGAGTGTAGAAGAATGAGCCATTAATTCTAGCTAGGGTAGAGTCAGGAGGGTTTAACAGAGAAGATGGCATTTAAGCTGGACCTTCAAGGATGGGTCAGATTTGTACACATGGGGGAGAAGGTGGGGAGTAAGTGAAAAAGTACAAGCTACCCCTGGATAAAGGAACACAATCAAGACCAGGTGGAGAATGAGACATGTAGCATGTTTAGTGAATGATAAGTTTGGAAGAGTACTTGGGACTAATTGTAGAGAGCCTTGAATGCCAAGCCAAGGAGAGATGCGATAAGGTTGTTCAGGTCCTCTTTATGCTTCCTCCTGAAATTCTCTTAGTCTGCCCCCTGGTTTTCATTCCCTACTGATTCGGGCCTGCATTACTTCTTACCTGGATGTTTCACACAGCCTCCTAACTAGTCccatctcttcctcccctcccccaatgtACTTTGGCATCAGCTTGATCTTCCTGAAGCTCAGCTCTTCCTCAGAAACCTGCAGTGGTTCTGTTTTGCCGACAAGAAAACATCTAAATTCCATGCCAGGGTAGTTCAcgcctcccctccctgccatgCAATGTAACCTGCATATCCAGCTTTAtgattccttctttccctttataTGAATCTCATGCTTCCCTTACCCTGTTCCCTGTGCACATcccaggctctgcagccagactTCCTGGTGCCAAATCCCAGCTCACCGACTACTGTGTAGCCTTGTGGAAGTTACTCAACACCCTCCATAATTCAGTTACAAAATGGGGTGTTGTAATTCTTCCATTCCGTGAAGCCTCATATGTAAAGTTTTAAGAACAGCGCTTGTCACTTTGTAAGTTCTCAAATGCTCGTGTGCTTGTGATTATGCTCATTTTCTGACTACCTTTACTCATGTGGTTGCTTTCTCGAATACTCATTTCTGCTTATTTCCTAATTGAATCCTACCCAATTCAAATGGCCCACCCCTAAGCTTGTGTTATCTTTGCTCCTCCCTTAGTTGGAAGTAACGTCTcgtcttttaattttcataacgTATCACTTTTTTGTAatatggttatttatttatatctatcttCTCTTACCTGGCAGATTGCAAACGCGGTGGGGGCAGGAACCATATCTGGTCCATTTTGATGGCTCCCTGGAACACTTAGATATGTTACCTTGTACATACTAAAAGCACTGAAATAATTAGAATGACTGGCTAATCAGATGAGTGCTTCAGAAAGAAAATAGCAGCGAAGGAAAGGTTAGAGCTGGAGAGGCTGAAAGGCAAGGAGCCCCGTTAAGAGGCTGTTGTGATCCAGGCTAGAGGTGGTGAGGGCTCAGAAAGTGATAGAAAGAATGGAATGGAGGGAGTGAATTGCTGAGTGTCTAAGAACCATATGAGCACACCTCTGGTCCAAAAGttggaaacaaaatgaagagggAAAGGGTTTCTGTCACATTTTGAGTCCCTTTACTTAGTTGCAGTTTATTCTACTGGTCCAGGTCTAATCCATGGTTTTATCTTCTGGGTAATAGTATTAGATTGCTTTCTTTCTGTAGACATTAACTGTACCTGTAGACAGTTGTGATGCATTGATTAACTGGAAGCTCTTTTt includes these proteins:
- the LAMP2 gene encoding lysosome-associated membrane glycoprotein 2 isoform X1, coding for MVCFRLAPVPGSGLLLLCLVLGAVSSYALELNLRDSENATCLYAKWQMNFTIRYETTDKHNKTVTISDLGPATYSGSSCGDDQNGPKIAVQFGSGFSWIVNFTEEKSFYSIDSISFSYNMNDNTTFPDAKEKGVFTVSDHVAFRVPLNDIFRCNSLLTLGKNDVVQHYWDVHVQAFVQNGTVSTKEFLCDKDKTLTTVLPIVPTTVPSPTTTPSPKEKPEVGSYSVVNSNGTCLLATMGLQLNITHDKVASVININPNTTNFTGSCHPQTALLRLSSSSIKYLDFVFAVKNENRFYLKEVNVSMYLVNGSVFSIANNNLSYWDAPLGSSYMCNKEQTVSVSGAFQINTFDLRVQPFNVMEGKYSTAEECSADSDLNFLIPVAVGVALGFLIIVVFISYMIGRRKSRTGYQSV
- the LAMP2 gene encoding lysosome-associated membrane glycoprotein 2 isoform X3, encoding MVCFRLAPVPGSGLLLLCLVLGAVSSYALELNLRDSENATCLYAKWQMNFTIRYETTDKHNKTVTISDLGPATYSGSSCGDDQNGPKIAVQFGSGFSWIVNFTEEKSFYSIDSISFSYNMNDNTTFPDAKEKGVFTVSDHVAFRVPLNDIFRCNSLLTLGKNDVVQHYWDVHVQAFVQNGTVSTKEFLCDKDKTLTTVLPIVPTTVPSPTTTPSPKEKPEVGSYSVVNSNGTCLLATMGLQLNITHDKVASVININPNTTNFTGSCHPQTALLRLSSSSIKYLDFVFAVKNENRFYLKEVNVSMYLVNGSVFSIANNNLSYWDAPLGSSYMCNKEQTVSVSGAFQINTFDLRVQPFNVMEGKYSTAQECSLDDDTILIPIIVGAGLSGLIIVIVIAYLIGRRKSYAGYQTL
- the LAMP2 gene encoding lysosome-associated membrane glycoprotein 2 isoform X2 gives rise to the protein MVCFRLAPVPGSGLLLLCLVLGAVSSYALELNLRDSENATCLYAKWQMNFTIRYETTDKHNKTVTISDLGPATYSGSSCGDDQNGPKIAVQFGSGFSWIVNFTEEKSFYSIDSISFSYNMNDNTTFPDAKEKGVFTVSDHVAFRVPLNDIFRCNSLLTLGKNDVVQHYWDVHVQAFVQNGTVSTKEFLCDKDKTLTTVLPIVPTTVPSPTTTPSPKEKPEVGSYSVVNSNGTCLLATMGLQLNITHDKVASVININPNTTNFTGSCHPQTALLRLSSSSIKYLDFVFAVKNENRFYLKEVNVSMYLVNGSVFSIANNNLSYWDAPLGSSYMCNKEQTVSVSGAFQINTFDLRVQPFNVMEGKYSTAQDCSADDDNFLVPIAVGAALAGVLILVLLAYFIGLKRHHAGYEQF